tcctccttccttccatacCTGCAGTCCAGGGACATCAAGAGTCCAGAATGTGACCTGCTCTAGGTTCCTTTCCCATGTTGTTGTCCCTCAGGAAGCCCAGGTGAGCTCGGATCTCCAGCAGGCTGTGGGCCATCAGCCTTGGGAACAGAGACAGGGTACGGGTGGTGGGTGAAGCCTATCTCCCAgcttctttctccacctccctgGCTCCCAGCCCATCTCTCATTCACCTTGGACAGCATACTCCTGTCTTCCCCTATGGTATCCCCAGGGTTCTGTTTCTGGGGCTTATCCTTAGAAAGATCCAGCATCTGTGgcagctctgtctctgcctcaggAAACGGCAGCTGCCCCTGCAGAGTGTATAACAGCTGGAGGAAGGTTTGGTGCCTGGAAGGAGAGGGATAAAAAGAGTTGTAAAGAAGGGAAACTGGACCGGGCTGAATCTGTAGCTCACACTCCCAGACTCACCTGTGAAGCGTGTCCCgcttctgctctgcctgctgttgcAGACTTCCAAGCTCCTGAGACAGTTGCACAAGCTCCTGCTGAGCTCCTCTCTGCCGCTGCCTCACCTCTGCAGAGGCTTCTGCCAGATGCTGCAGAAGCTTCTCCTACCGGGAATGAGAAGGCAAACGTGGCTCCTTGGATGTGCAGGTCTTACAGCCATTTTCTTAACCCCTCCAGGCTAGACCCGACTTGGGGCTCAGAACCACAGATGGAAAGGGGAACCCTAGCCGCTTTAGGCCAAACAGGGGCCCTAGAGAAAAAAGAGCTATTCCAGTGGAAAGCATTCTGAAGGAAAAGGGCACAGATAGGATAACTTCTCTAGCCTGCTAAGTGCCATGTGGCCATGTAAGCACTTGCTCTGCTAACGACTTCATCAACTGAGATCCATACGGTAGGTGCTAACCTCACTTCCACTCCAGACAAGACTCAGATGCACAGGACGTGAGGGAACTGCCCAAAGTCCTAACACCGGATGTGGTGATGCTGGCCCCTGTGCTATAATGCTTcacaagagaggagaggaaaggaggtcCTCCAGGCAGATTTAGCTCATGCAATGACatggtggtggggaagggagattTTCCTAGGGATGTGGACCCACCTGTTGCAGCTGCCACTGCTTCTGGGCTGTTCTCAGTCTCTCCGTGGCCACTTGCTTCTGCagggaaacaaaggagaaaaacaagaagaggAGGAGTGTTTTTCTGGTTGGATTCTGGGAGGTGGCCAGTAAGCTCAGCCCAGCATGTGtgccctttccctcctctctgcctaacCTTCTCTCCCCTCAGCCTGGCTCACCTTGGCCTGGAGCTCTTCCAGGGCTCCAAGGAGCTGCGCCCGCTTCCTCTGGGCCTCCACCATCGTGGGCAAAGCCTGGGTCAGGGCACCTGTGATGGCTTCCACATGCTCCTGGTAGGAGGCCTTCAGCTCTTTCCACTGCTCCTTGGCTGCAAGTGCCTTCTTCCCTGAAAGGATCCACCAAAGATAAGAACATAAAGGAGACTAACCTGCCTGCCTACAACACTGAGGCCTCTGCTTTCCCATCAGCTGACGCTACTGAcagctccttccttccccatccctcccccgcTCCCGCCCCCACTCACGGCTGGTGTCTTCAGAAGCCAAGGGGTCTAGTCCCTGGACAACGTCCTCCTGAGCCAAGAAGTTCTGCAGGAAGTCTACTACCTgaagctggctgcagagcagTTTGTCCTTCTTCCGGGAGTCCTGTTTGGAGAGCAGGCAAAATCAGGGAACATCATTACCTGTGTGCCCTGGCAGGCTGAGACTGCCTTCCTGGGTGATCACCATCCCCACCACCCACTGGACCCAGGAGAGCCCCCGGTGGCCAATCCTGCACGTACCATCACAAACTCCGCCAGGATCTGGGCCGGCAGCTCTGCCTCTTCTTGCCGGCCGATGGGCTCCATGATGTCTGCCAGCTTGGCAAGGGCCCTGAGGGAAAGAAGACGAGGGAAAAGGGAGACTCCTTGGGTGCTAGTCCTGGCCAAATGGAGTGCAGACACATACACAGACCAGTACCAATGATGAGTCTTGCCCTGACCGGTAGGCCTGCAGAGCTGTCTGGAAGCAGGATCGGCGTGTGTATAAAGGCAATACACACCCTGAATAAGTTAAGCAGAGCAAGGGGAGTCAAGGCAGCACAGGGACAGAAAGACAAGGGGCCCCCGCTCCGACGCGCAGAGGGAGTCCCAGGCAGGTAGCAACCTCGGGCAGGTAGCAACCTCGGGCTCTCCCTGGACCTTCCCCCCTGGGGGCTAACGCGCCCCCaggcaagcaggggtggggaagtgTGTGTGGACGGAGGGGACAAAGAAGCTAAGTGACCCTCCCACAAGCGTCCTGCGTGGACGCAGCTAACCGCGAGGGGACGTGGAGGTGCGCGGGGACAGGCCAGGGTGTGCGCGCGCGGGGAGAGGGAAGTCCTTCCCGCAGTCGCCGCGGCCCGCACAGCTGGATGCCGGGACTACCGGGGGTCCGCGTGGTGCAGCAGgtcctcccctcccactcccggCTGTCACCTAGCTTACTCTAGCGCTGGGGCTCGCACCCCGGCTTCCGGCCCCTCCATGTCTGCGGCCGGTGGGCTTCGGCTCTTCCGCCGCCAGGCAGCTGTGCCCTTTGGATTCGCCGCGGCTGCGCGCCTGGGCAAGCGATTGGCTGCGGGGCCAAGGGGCGGGAACCAAGGGCCAGCGTGCACTCTGATTGGTAAGGGCTGACGAGCGAGCCGTTGGAACGCCGGATGTTTGCGCCGGCGCCCTGGTGGCCGGCGCACCGAGTTCTGCGCCTGCGCGCTGCGCGTAGTGGGTGCTGTAGGCTGCGAGTGTTCTGTGGGCGAGGTCAAGGGAGGGCGGCCGCTTCCTATTTGACGGGACGTGGATACTAAGTCTCTGAGTTCGGGGTTTAGGGGAGTCTTTAAGCCCTGagttcactttaaaaattatatcgtGGTAGAGGGAGAACACTGGGCGTGCTTTCCCACGGACGCTTGGCATTCTTAGGAAAGAACAGGGATCCTAGAGGCGCAGGGGGCCGCCGATCGCAGCGCCGGAACGCGTCGCTGTCTGACTGACGTGTCCGAGGATCCGACTCCCGGCCCCACCAGTGCCTGCTCGCCACTCCGGGGCTCTGCCCGCCGGCCGGGATCCGCCCCGGATCGCGGCGGAGAACCTGTTCCGCGCGCTGCTCTGGGTTAGCTGAGTGCCTGGCACCGTAGGCCCCAAGGGGGCTGCGGGGAAAGTACGTAAGGAACTGGAAGATGCTGAGAGGCAGGAACCATGATTGGCTCCTCCCGGTAAGGCCGAAAGCTGCACCAGCTGGGGGCCCTGGGACCCGCTCAGACCCGCATGCCTGAACAGCAGCCTTCAACGTACAGTTTACAATGTCTGGCATCCAGTTAAAAACCACAAAGTTTgcaaaaaaaggaggaaaagaaaaaccataatgagaagaaaaaaaaattactgatcagaacagaaataaatgttagAATCAAACAGGCAAGGAATACAGTTATGTtcaaaaaaataagcagaggtataaaaagtattaaaaggTTAGGATGTGCAGAGTGTGGAATGCTGATgtggctggtgggaatataaaaatcATGCATCTGCTCAGGAAAtgccagttcctcaaaatgttaaacaccgGGTGACTATATGGACCCCacttccacttctaggtatatatccaagagaaatgaaagcgtGTTCGCAGAAAACTTGTACACGAGTGTCCACAGCAGTGTTATTTACAAGGGCCAaaaagtagaagcaacccaaatgtccatcagcaggtgaCCTGGAAAACAAAATCTACATCATTCAATGGGGTATTCTtcagtaaaaacagaaaatgaggtaTTCTtcagtaaaaacagaaaatgagcacagatgaactttgaaaacattgtgcaaagtgaaataaaccagtcacaaaagaccatattCTATGATCTCACTTAAACGAAATGTCCAGATAGGCAAATCCAAATGAGAAAGTAGACTAATGGTTGTCCACGGCTAGGACGGGGATGGGAGCGGTGGTGGGGCACAGGTTGGGGGTGGCTAGGGTATGCAGAGGGTCTACAAAGGGACATGGCGTTTTTTGTAGGGGATAAattaaaatgtcctaaaattagaTTATGGAGAGGTTACACAATTGTATACAAAAAGCAATTTGGTTTATACTTTAAATGAGTCTCCATAAAgctctttaaaaagttaatcagaggggcgtgtgggtggctcagttggttaggcctctgccttttgtTCAGGTCCTGAACTCAGGCTCCtgaaatagagccccacatctctgctcagcggggagcctgcttctccctctctctctgcctacttgtgatctgtgtctgtcaaaaataaataaaatcttaaaaaagttaatCAGAGTTATGAAACATATAATAAACACCTAAATCAAACTTGTGAAAATTACAATGACGAAAACTACAATGTGAAAGATGAAATAGGTGAGTAGCAGACTAAacattacataaagaaaaaaatgaaattgaagacTTCAACTTAGAAACTAAGATAAATTAtagaaagttaaaatgaaataaaaagaacaaaataacagTAAGCTGTGAGACAGTTTGTAAAGCTTAATATACTTAAAAAGGAAGTCCCTGAAGGAGGCAAGAAGACAAAAACTAATAATGACCAAAGAATttgaaatttgatgaaaactgtaAATTCACAGTAACATGAAGAAAACTAACCAAGACCTACATAATTGTGTAGCTTGAAACCATTGATATGAgaaaatctttttacttttttatttttgaaagcagCTTGGGTAGGGTGGGGGGCGGCAGGGAGCCAGGGAAAGGGCACGTTataaagaaagacacaaaaataacGATTATAGTAACTTTCCTATTGCAAATAATGCAAGAAACACCAGAGTGAAGCAACATATTTAAAGTACTGctagaaaataaattagtaaacatacaaacaaataaataaataaactgttgcAAAACCTTCCAGAAAACGAATGTTAACTAAAGACACATTCAGACATACACAAGCTGAAGGAATTTATCATTAGCAAATCCACAATACAAGAAATGTGAAAGAAGTCTATTAGGCAGAAGGAAACGACATTAGATTGAAATctgaatatatacaaaaaaatgaaaaacaccagAAATAGTAACTACATGaatacaaatgtattattttaaatcttaaatctttttttttaagattttatttatttatctgacagagagagacatggagagagagagaacataggcagtgggagtgggagagggagaagcaggcttcccgctgagcagggagctggatgaggggctcaatcccaggaccctgggatcatgaactgagctgaagccagttgcttaacaatggagccacccaggtgccccaatacttaaatcttttttaaaaagataatgaactacaggggcacatgggtggctcagttggtta
This Neovison vison isolate M4711 chromosome 2, ASM_NN_V1, whole genome shotgun sequence DNA region includes the following protein-coding sequences:
- the ZWINT gene encoding ZW10 interactor, with amino-acid sequence MEGPEAGVRAPALEALAKLADIMEPIGRQEEAELPAQILAEFVMDSRKKDKLLCSQLQVVDFLQNFLAQEDVVQGLDPLASEDTSRKKALAAKEQWKELKASYQEHVEAITGALTQALPTMVEAQRKRAQLLGALEELQAKKQVATERLRTAQKQWQLQQEKLLQHLAEASAEVRQRQRGAQQELVQLSQELGSLQQQAEQKRDTLHRHQTFLQLLYTLQGQLPFPEAETELPQMLDLSKDKPQKQNPGDTIGEDRSMLSKADGPQPAGDPSSPGLPEGQQHGKGT